Proteins encoded by one window of Lepisosteus oculatus isolate fLepOcu1 chromosome 18, fLepOcu1.hap2, whole genome shotgun sequence:
- the LOC138224014 gene encoding RAS guanyl-releasing protein 2-like, producing the protein MATPSLEQPATVDEMVEACVGAFDDKGTLTDSSLVRMFLMMHPWYLPSTELAKKLLGKSQAADCSAGRRTRICHLVKYWISEFPAEFDLNPDLAEQIKGLKDMLSQEGNVRQSRLIDIESVPSYEWKRQVTQRVPASGKRRKMSLLFDHLDSSELAEHLTYLEYKSFCKILFQDYHSFVMHGCTVDNPILERFITLFNSVSQWIQLMVLSKPTAPQRAAVIKQFIEVAQKLLQLQNFNTLMAVVGGLSNSSISRLKDTQGHISSDISKVFDSLTELVTSCGNYSNYRKRFAECEGFRFPILGVHLKDLIAVHVALPDWADKDKTRVNLVKTQQLYAILQELAQIQATPPRVDANPDLLNLLTVSLDQYHSEEELYQMSLQREPRSAKPAAPSPAPAPAAQPSVIDEWATSVKPKADPAIISKHIEKMVESVFKNFDTDGDGHISQEEFAIIQNNFPYLSKFGELDRNQDGRISREEMVEYFMRASSLLNCKMGFIHTFVETTYVKPTFCEHCAGFIWGFYKQGYKCKACGVSCHKSCRSRLAIECRKRTKSISLDSPPPLHARSHSFPPPACPPPTLQQTVIREEEIESLEDGVFDVHL; encoded by the exons ATGGCGACCCCGTCGCTGGAACAGCCGGCGACCGTGGACGAGATGGTGGAGGCCTGCGTCGGCGCGTTCG ATGACAAAGGAACGCTGACGGACAGCTCCCTGGTCCGCATGTTCCTGATGATGCATCCCTGGTACCTGCCCTCCACCGAGCTCGCCAAGAAACTGCTCGGCAA GTCTCAGGCAGCGGATTGCTCTGCTGGGAGGAGGACACGGATCTGCCACCTGGTGAA gtactggaTTTCGGAGTTCCCTGCGGAGTTTGACCTGAACCCTGACCTGGCCGAGCAGATCAAAGGGCTGAAGGACATGCTGTCCCAGGAAGGGAACGTGCGGCAGAGCCGCCTCATCGATATCGAGAGTGT GCCGTCCTACGAGTGGAAGAGGCAGGTGACCCAGCGGGTGCCGGCCTCCGGGAAGAGGAGGAAGATGTCCCTGCTGTTTGACCACCTGGATTCCTCGGAGCTGGCCGAGCACCTCACCTACCTGGAGTACAAGTCCTTCTGCAAGATCCTG TTCCAGGACTACCACAGCTTCGTGATGCACGGCTGCACCGTGGACAACCCCATCCTGGAGCGCTTCATCACCCTCTTCAACAGCGTCTCCCAGTGGATCCAGCTCATGGTGCTCAGCAAGCCCACGGCCCCCCAGCGGGCTGCCGTCATCAAGCAGTTCATCGAGGTGGCGCAG AAACTGCTGCAGCTGCAGAACTTCAACACGCTAATGGCTGTGGTGGGGGGTCTGAGCAACAGCTCCATCTCCAGGCTGAAGGAcacacagggccacatcagcaGTGACATCAGCAAG GTCTTCGACAGCCTGACGGAGCTGGTGACCTCCTGCGGGAACTACAGCAACTACCGCAAGCGGTTCGCGGAGTGCGAGGGCTTCCGGTTCCCCATCCTGGGCGTGCACCTGAAGGACCTGATCGCCGTGCACGTGGCGCTGCCCGACTGGGCCGACAAGGACAAGACCCGGGTCAACCTGGTGAAGACCCAGCAGCTGTACGCCATCCTGCAGGAGCTGGCCCAGATCCAGGCCACGCCGCCGCGCGTCGACGCCAACCCCGACCTGCTCAACCTGCTCACG GTGTCCCTGGACCAGTACCACAGCGAGGAGGAGCTCTACCAGATGTCCCTGCAGAGAGAGCCGCGCAGCGCCAAGCCTGCA gcACCCagccccgcccccgcccccgccgCCCAGCCCTCCGTGATCGACGAGTGGGCGACGTCGGTGAAGCCTAAGGCGGACCCCGCCATCATCAGCAAGCACATCGAGAAGATGGTGGAG TCCGTGTTCAAGAACTTCGACACCGATGGGGACGGGCACATCTCCCAGGAGGAGTTCGCGATCATCCAGAACAACTTCCCCTACCTCAGCAAGTTCGGGGAACTGGACCGGAACCA GGACGGGCGGATCAGTCGTGAGGAGATGGTGGAGTACTTCATGAGGGCGAGCTCCCTGCTGAACTGCAAGATGGGCTTCATCCACACCTTCGTCGAGACCACCTACGTGAAGCCCACCTTCTGCGAGCACTGCGCTGGCTTT ATCTGGGGCTTCTACAAGCAGGGCTACAAATGCAAAG CCTGCGGAGTGAGCTGCCACAAGTCCTGCCGGAGCCGCCTGGCGATCGAGTGCCGCAAGAGGACCAAGAGCATCAGCCTGGACTCGCCCCCCCCCCTGCACGCCCGCTCCCACAGCTTCCCGCCCCCCGCCTGCCCGCCGCCCACCCTGCAGCAGACAG TGATCCGAGAGGAGGAGATCGAGTCTCTCGAAGACGGAGTGTTCGATGTTCACCTATAG